The Mycolicibacterium boenickei genome has a segment encoding these proteins:
- a CDS encoding LLM class flavin-dependent oxidoreductase: MTMPVMEPQLDATTLRSWAHVIDGGPFSSLCWGERIAFDNPDSLTLLGALAAWTDRVRLVTTVVVPQLHDPVMLAKGLATGDLLSGGRLTVGIGVGGRHEDYHAVGADPASQTRRGMAERVAVMKRVWAGEKVTESVLPVGPPPVQAGGPPLQIGSIGPKTIRDAAAWADGVAGTTLDLDLTRQAELFDIARTSWAEAGKPKPHLATSFWFALGKPEEARAQVHRHLRRYMNWIPAEYVDAMAPMTGWAGTEEELIDVLGKFEDIGTDEVHLIPTSSDIDQLRRVAEVAKVFA; the protein is encoded by the coding sequence ATGACGATGCCGGTCATGGAACCTCAGTTGGATGCGACGACGCTGCGGTCCTGGGCGCACGTCATCGACGGAGGTCCCTTCTCGTCGCTGTGCTGGGGCGAGCGGATCGCCTTCGACAACCCCGACAGCTTGACCCTGCTGGGCGCCCTTGCGGCGTGGACCGACCGGGTGCGACTGGTGACCACGGTGGTGGTGCCGCAGCTGCACGACCCCGTGATGCTGGCGAAAGGCCTGGCGACCGGCGATCTGCTCAGCGGCGGGCGGTTGACCGTGGGCATCGGTGTCGGCGGCCGTCACGAGGATTACCACGCGGTGGGCGCCGACCCGGCGTCTCAGACCCGGCGGGGAATGGCCGAGCGGGTCGCGGTGATGAAGCGGGTCTGGGCCGGGGAGAAAGTGACCGAATCGGTGTTGCCGGTCGGGCCGCCGCCGGTGCAGGCCGGCGGGCCGCCCCTGCAGATCGGCTCCATCGGGCCCAAGACCATCCGGGATGCGGCGGCCTGGGCCGACGGCGTGGCCGGCACGACACTGGACCTGGATCTGACCCGGCAGGCCGAGCTGTTCGACATCGCCCGGACGTCCTGGGCCGAGGCGGGTAAACCCAAGCCGCATCTGGCGACGTCGTTCTGGTTCGCCCTCGGCAAGCCCGAAGAGGCGCGCGCCCAGGTACACCGGCACCTGCGCCGGTACATGAACTGGATCCCGGCCGAGTACGTGGACGCGATGGCTCCCATGACGGGGTGGGCCGGTACCGAAGAGGAGTTGATCGATGTGCTCGGCAAGTTCGAGGACATCGGTACCGACGAGGTGCACCTGATCCCGACCAGCTCGGACATCGACCAGTTGCGGCGCGTTGCCGAGGTGGCGAAGGTCTTCGCTTGA
- a CDS encoding DUF4097 family beta strand repeat-containing protein: MTTIAPPPPVNPPPQLNPGGRTTFRLVLVAAATLLVVGTVASLGVAAWAVSNVRVVTDRQGLPATMRSLVVDTAQIPVAIRITADRETREAAADLRLVNTSRSGAHRLQVTTDDDETRIAIAGNPSRMLEWARGGEITIAVPPEQARRLTVRTEQELGTVIAQADVDQLIARVTDGAIILRGGARRVEAHTVDGEIVSRDPIAVTEEFSATTSDGDITVDFRDAAPRRVDAVSRDGDVVIGLPERGPYLVHAQSGASTEVRVAETTDPKTAAAEVTVRSDDGDVVVERVGPGRGRG, translated from the coding sequence GTGACCACGATCGCCCCTCCGCCGCCGGTCAATCCACCGCCTCAGTTGAACCCCGGTGGGCGCACCACATTCCGTCTCGTTCTCGTCGCGGCGGCGACCCTGCTGGTGGTCGGCACTGTCGCCTCGCTCGGGGTGGCAGCCTGGGCAGTGAGCAACGTCCGGGTCGTCACCGATCGCCAGGGACTGCCCGCGACTATGCGATCACTGGTGGTCGACACCGCACAGATCCCGGTCGCGATCCGTATCACCGCCGACCGCGAAACCCGGGAAGCCGCAGCAGATCTGCGCCTGGTGAACACCTCTCGCAGCGGCGCCCACCGACTGCAGGTCACCACCGACGACGACGAGACACGGATTGCCATCGCGGGCAATCCTTCCCGCATGCTGGAATGGGCCCGCGGTGGGGAGATCACCATCGCCGTGCCGCCCGAGCAGGCCCGGCGGCTGACCGTGCGGACCGAGCAGGAGCTCGGCACGGTGATCGCCCAGGCCGACGTGGACCAGTTGATCGCCAGGGTCACTGATGGGGCGATCATCCTGCGCGGCGGCGCCCGCCGCGTCGAGGCGCACACCGTGGACGGCGAGATCGTCTCGCGCGATCCGATCGCGGTCACCGAAGAGTTCAGCGCCACCACGTCCGACGGGGACATCACCGTCGACTTCCGCGACGCCGCGCCGCGCCGCGTCGACGCGGTGAGCCGCGACGGCGACGTGGTGATCGGGCTGCCGGAACGGGGACCGTATCTGGTGCACGCACAGTCCGGGGCCTCGACCGAGGTCCGTGTCGCCGAGACGACCGATCCCAAGACCGCGGCGGCCGAGGTCACCGTCCGCTCCGACGATGGCGATGTGGTCGTGGAGCGGGTGGGCCCCGGGCGAGGGCGGGGCTAG
- a CDS encoding nitronate monooxygenase, protein MSPFDVRGLRRPVIVAPMAGGPSTPELAAAGSNAGGLGFLAAGYLTADVLAEKITAARSFTTEPLGVNLFAPQPSAGTPEQIQAYAAELAGEAQRYGVALGAPRYDDDAWAAKLDVVFDLRPEVVSFTFGLPDAPEIDRLRGAGITTVGTVTTLDEAWVAVGRGVDALAVQGPAAGGHRGTFDPAASPASQSLDHLLADVLAAVDVPVVAAGGLVTAEQVAGVLAAGAVAAQLGTAFLLADEAGSSPVHRAALQSPEFTETVVTRAFSGRYARGLRNRFIVEHDGQAPLGYPEIHYLTSPVRKASVAAGDPQATNVWAGTGWRQARAGSVAEIFDRVTPA, encoded by the coding sequence ATGAGCCCATTCGACGTTCGGGGGCTGCGACGCCCGGTGATCGTGGCGCCGATGGCCGGCGGGCCCTCCACTCCGGAGCTGGCCGCGGCGGGCAGCAACGCCGGTGGACTCGGATTCCTGGCGGCCGGCTACCTGACCGCGGATGTGCTGGCCGAAAAGATCACTGCCGCACGCAGTTTTACCACGGAGCCGCTCGGAGTCAATCTCTTTGCGCCGCAACCCAGTGCGGGTACGCCCGAACAGATCCAGGCCTATGCCGCCGAGCTGGCCGGTGAGGCGCAGCGCTATGGGGTGGCGCTGGGTGCGCCGCGCTACGACGACGACGCCTGGGCCGCGAAACTGGACGTGGTGTTCGACCTGCGTCCCGAGGTGGTCTCGTTCACCTTCGGCTTGCCCGACGCACCGGAGATCGACCGGTTGCGCGGCGCGGGCATCACCACCGTCGGGACGGTGACGACGCTGGACGAAGCCTGGGTGGCGGTAGGCCGCGGGGTCGACGCCCTCGCCGTGCAGGGGCCCGCAGCGGGCGGGCACCGCGGGACGTTCGACCCGGCGGCCTCGCCCGCGTCGCAATCGCTGGACCATCTGCTGGCCGACGTGCTGGCAGCGGTGGACGTCCCGGTTGTCGCGGCGGGCGGGCTGGTCACCGCCGAACAGGTGGCGGGGGTGCTGGCCGCCGGTGCGGTGGCCGCCCAACTCGGTACCGCGTTCCTGCTGGCCGACGAAGCCGGCAGCAGCCCTGTGCATCGTGCTGCCCTGCAAAGCCCCGAATTCACCGAAACCGTTGTCACCCGGGCATTTTCCGGACGGTATGCGCGCGGCCTGCGCAACCGCTTCATCGTCGAGCACGATGGGCAGGCCCCGCTGGGCTACCCCGAGATCCACTACCTGACCAGTCCGGTGCGCAAGGCTTCCGTGGCCGCCGGCGATCCGCAGGCCACCAACGTGTGGGCCGGAACCGGATGGCGCCAGGCCCGGGCCGGGTCGGTGGCCGAGATCTTCGACCGGGTTACCCCGGCCTAG
- a CDS encoding alpha/beta hydrolase gives MERTAPTVRSDFVSGTQRCAAWMTLPTGPGPHPAVVLAHGLGATHEMMLAQYEQHFAAAGIATLAFDYRHTGASEGTPRQRFSIRRQCRDLHAALDHLRTHPDIDATRLGLWGTSLGGMNVLRVAAERADITVALVQCPIVHGRAAARTLGLRAVLRMAPAIGADALRALRRGARHYVPIVGPPGSKAMVTVSGAESGWRSTVPPGGSFDNRIAAADMAGVVLASGLRHVRRISAPLLVCVCDSETLMDPRYAALAAARAPQGVARHYDSDHFAIYHPPLVERVLADQTAFLTEHLDVRA, from the coding sequence ATGGAGCGCACCGCCCCCACCGTCCGTTCGGATTTCGTCTCGGGCACGCAGCGCTGCGCCGCGTGGATGACGCTGCCCACCGGTCCGGGCCCGCACCCGGCGGTAGTGTTGGCGCACGGTCTCGGGGCCACCCACGAGATGATGCTGGCGCAGTACGAACAGCACTTCGCCGCGGCAGGCATCGCCACCCTGGCGTTCGACTACCGCCACACCGGCGCGTCTGAAGGCACTCCACGGCAACGCTTTTCGATCCGGCGACAATGCCGTGACCTGCACGCTGCGCTGGATCACCTGCGCACCCATCCCGACATCGACGCCACCCGGCTCGGCCTGTGGGGCACCAGTCTCGGCGGCATGAACGTGCTGCGGGTCGCCGCCGAGCGAGCTGATATCACCGTGGCCCTCGTCCAGTGCCCGATCGTGCACGGGCGCGCGGCGGCGCGGACTCTGGGCCTGCGAGCCGTCCTGCGGATGGCCCCGGCCATCGGTGCCGACGCGCTGCGCGCGCTGCGGCGGGGCGCTCGGCATTACGTCCCGATCGTCGGACCGCCCGGCAGTAAAGCCATGGTTACCGTGTCCGGCGCCGAGTCCGGCTGGCGTTCGACGGTCCCGCCGGGCGGGAGTTTCGACAACCGCATCGCCGCGGCCGACATGGCGGGAGTGGTGCTGGCATCCGGGCTACGCCATGTGCGGCGGATCTCGGCACCGTTGCTGGTATGCGTGTGCGACAGCGAAACATTGATGGATCCCAGGTACGCCGCGCTGGCGGCCGCACGGGCACCGCAAGGTGTTGCCAGGCACTACGATTCCGACCACTTCGCGATCTACCATCCGCCGTTGGTGGAACGGGTGTTGGCCGATCAGACCGCCTTCCTGACGGAGCATCTCGATGTCCGCGCGTAA
- a CDS encoding VOC family protein, which yields MAITTSSVAHVRLTVTDIERSRQFYESVFGWPVLIEMPRDAGPEVRARLSFLSGGVIYDAGATLIGLRPVGHDAFDENRTGLDHLAFRLKNIAELNDAAGHLDDLGITHEPVKDIGPSYILEFRDPDNIALELTAPK from the coding sequence ATGGCCATCACCACGTCGTCGGTCGCCCATGTGCGGCTCACGGTCACCGATATCGAACGGTCCCGGCAGTTTTACGAGAGTGTGTTCGGGTGGCCGGTTCTCATCGAGATGCCGCGGGACGCCGGTCCGGAGGTCCGCGCCCGTCTCAGTTTCCTGTCCGGCGGCGTCATCTACGACGCCGGGGCAACATTGATCGGTCTGCGCCCGGTCGGGCACGACGCATTCGACGAGAATCGAACCGGGCTGGATCACTTGGCGTTCCGGCTCAAGAACATCGCGGAGTTGAACGACGCCGCTGGGCACCTCGACGACCTGGGCATCACGCATGAGCCCGTCAAGGACATCGGGCCGTCGTACATCCTCGAGTTCCGCGACCCCGACAACATCGCGCTGGAGCTCACCGCACCGAAGTAG
- a CDS encoding GNAT family N-acetyltransferase: MPHTQILAGPQVRLRPPVVEDAEALYTRIASDPEVTRYLSWRPHSGVAETRRVITSLFNVGDEQTWLIEVDGEVAGLCARRRPQPYAVELGYCLARKWWGRGLMSEAVSLMLTDVAPDPTVYRVTAYCHVDNAGSAGVLRRCGLSLEGRLARYAMFPNISDEPQDVLLFGKAVR, encoded by the coding sequence ATGCCCCACACCCAGATTCTGGCCGGGCCACAGGTGCGGCTGCGGCCACCGGTCGTCGAGGACGCCGAAGCGCTGTACACCCGGATCGCCTCCGACCCCGAGGTGACGCGTTATCTGTCCTGGCGGCCGCATTCCGGGGTGGCCGAAACCCGTCGCGTCATCACGTCGCTGTTCAACGTCGGTGACGAGCAGACCTGGCTCATCGAGGTCGACGGTGAAGTGGCCGGGCTGTGCGCGCGCCGCCGCCCGCAGCCCTACGCCGTCGAGCTTGGCTACTGCCTGGCGCGGAAGTGGTGGGGGAGAGGCCTGATGTCGGAGGCGGTTTCGTTGATGTTGACCGATGTGGCGCCCGATCCCACGGTGTACCGGGTGACGGCGTACTGCCACGTCGACAACGCCGGCTCGGCCGGGGTGCTGCGACGGTGTGGTCTGTCACTGGAGGGAAGGCTGGCGCGCTACGCGATGTTTCCCAATATCAGTGATGAACCGCAGGATGTGCTGCTGTTCGGGAAGGCGGTGCGGTGA
- a CDS encoding TetR/AcrR family transcriptional regulator: MRARFTVDEIASAALRIVDDSGPSALSMRALAAALGTGPMTMYNYVADKEALEELVVGAVVAKIVVPDATDDWQRDVAAIATAMWAGVRAHPAALPLVLTRRMASPTGFAIADALIAALGRAGLSDTDRLSAFHAVLGLVVGSAQAALAGPLTGEAPEAAVQIGSVAGTEYPHIEALSRVATTTSVNDDFDGGMRMLIDGIAMRSRER; this comes from the coding sequence ATGCGCGCACGCTTCACGGTCGACGAGATCGCCTCGGCGGCACTACGAATCGTCGATGATTCCGGCCCCTCGGCGCTGAGCATGCGGGCGCTGGCTGCCGCACTGGGCACCGGTCCCATGACGATGTACAACTACGTCGCCGACAAAGAGGCGCTGGAGGAGCTCGTCGTCGGCGCGGTGGTCGCCAAGATCGTCGTGCCGGACGCTACCGACGACTGGCAGCGCGATGTTGCCGCGATCGCGACGGCGATGTGGGCCGGTGTGCGAGCGCATCCGGCCGCGCTCCCCCTGGTTCTCACGCGGCGGATGGCCTCGCCGACGGGCTTCGCGATCGCCGATGCGCTGATTGCCGCGCTGGGGCGTGCCGGACTCTCCGATACCGACCGCCTGTCGGCATTCCACGCCGTGCTCGGCCTGGTGGTCGGATCCGCACAGGCAGCCCTCGCGGGCCCGCTGACCGGTGAGGCACCCGAGGCGGCAGTTCAGATCGGCTCGGTCGCCGGCACCGAATACCCGCATATCGAGGCACTGTCCCGAGTGGCGACAACGACGTCGGTCAACGATGACTTCGACGGTGGGATGCGGATGTTGATCGACGGCATCGCGATGCGAAGCCGCGAACGCTAA
- a CDS encoding Rrf2 family transcriptional regulator, with protein sequence MRMSAKAEYAVRAMVQLATVEDGELVKTDDLAKAQGIPAQFLVDILTALRTDRLVRSHRGRDGGYELARPAAEISIADVLRCIDGPLASVRDIGLGDLPYSGPTAALTDVWRALRASMRSVLEETSLADVAAGSLPGHVDKLANAYRDQEHQRGHR encoded by the coding sequence ATGCGGATGTCGGCGAAGGCGGAGTATGCCGTCCGAGCCATGGTCCAGCTCGCAACGGTCGAAGACGGCGAGCTGGTCAAAACCGATGACCTGGCCAAGGCACAGGGGATTCCGGCGCAGTTCCTCGTCGACATCCTCACCGCGCTGCGTACCGATCGACTCGTCCGCAGTCATCGAGGCCGCGACGGCGGTTACGAGCTGGCCCGTCCGGCAGCCGAGATCAGCATCGCCGACGTGCTGCGCTGCATCGACGGACCGTTGGCGAGTGTGCGTGACATCGGGCTGGGAGACCTGCCGTACTCCGGCCCGACTGCGGCGCTGACCGACGTCTGGCGGGCACTGCGGGCGAGCATGCGCTCGGTGCTGGAGGAGACCAGCCTGGCCGATGTGGCGGCCGGCTCACTGCCCGGGCACGTCGACAAGCTGGCCAACGCCTACCGCGATCAGGAACACCAGCGCGGACACCGTTAG
- a CDS encoding sensor histidine kinase: MVAMSETALPAPAEPAPEPVAKSRAIGLVPTASMITGAALALVWFWIPLSIMVIGFSSIPSVIGFVLAAVVFIYLMRGVEWVERARSEAVFGLGIGVPPRQLSPHSGFQGWAHQLWLDISSSRFWKGFCHHYLRMIYDMLATGLAFALLTFAFLGPAAAVAIRQSDQDAGLIFLSPPIAWLLAIVAVIAAVAILIFAPAMDAAIDRWLLPPSPTAALEYQVNALADARQGAVSSAQTERHRIERDLHDSVQPRLVSLAMTIGLAQTKLDSDPPAAKALIAEAHDDAKSALVELRNVVRGIAPTILSDRGLDAALSSVVQRAETSGVPITLHVELPRRLPEEVESVAYFVVAEALTNIAKHANASQAVVTVRLDDAANVLYVSVFDDGQGGAVIDAGDNATGLRGLDERVRAAGGTFGVSSPATGPTIVTAVLPCAS; encoded by the coding sequence ATGGTCGCAATGAGCGAAACCGCCCTGCCTGCCCCCGCCGAGCCGGCTCCCGAGCCCGTGGCGAAATCTCGCGCCATCGGACTCGTCCCGACCGCGTCGATGATCACCGGCGCCGCACTGGCGTTGGTGTGGTTCTGGATTCCGTTGTCCATCATGGTCATCGGGTTCTCCTCGATTCCGTCGGTGATCGGATTCGTGCTCGCCGCGGTGGTGTTCATCTACCTGATGCGCGGTGTCGAATGGGTCGAGCGGGCGCGCAGTGAAGCGGTGTTCGGCCTGGGCATCGGCGTTCCGCCGCGGCAACTGTCGCCGCACTCCGGGTTCCAGGGCTGGGCGCACCAGCTGTGGCTGGACATCAGCAGTAGCCGGTTCTGGAAAGGCTTCTGCCACCACTACCTGCGGATGATCTACGACATGCTGGCCACCGGGCTGGCGTTCGCACTACTCACGTTCGCGTTCCTGGGCCCGGCCGCCGCCGTCGCCATCCGCCAGAGCGACCAGGACGCAGGCCTGATCTTCCTCTCGCCGCCGATCGCGTGGCTGCTGGCGATCGTCGCGGTGATCGCGGCGGTAGCCATCCTGATCTTCGCCCCGGCCATGGACGCCGCGATCGACCGATGGCTCTTGCCGCCGTCGCCCACCGCCGCGCTGGAGTATCAGGTGAACGCGCTGGCCGATGCCCGGCAGGGTGCGGTGTCCTCGGCACAGACCGAACGTCACCGCATCGAACGCGACCTGCACGACAGCGTGCAGCCCCGGCTGGTATCCCTGGCGATGACGATCGGACTGGCCCAGACCAAGCTGGATTCGGATCCGCCCGCCGCCAAGGCGCTGATCGCCGAGGCCCACGATGACGCCAAGAGCGCATTGGTCGAACTGCGCAACGTGGTGCGCGGCATCGCCCCGACGATCCTGTCGGATCGAGGCCTGGACGCCGCGTTGTCATCGGTCGTACAACGTGCCGAGACCTCCGGAGTCCCAATCACATTGCATGTCGAGCTGCCGCGCCGGCTGCCCGAGGAAGTGGAATCCGTCGCCTACTTCGTGGTTGCCGAGGCGTTGACCAACATCGCCAAACACGCCAACGCCTCTCAGGCGGTGGTCACCGTTCGGTTGGATGACGCCGCCAACGTGCTGTACGTGTCGGTGTTCGACGACGGTCAGGGCGGCGCGGTCATCGACGCGGGCGACAACGCCACCGGCCTGCGCGGGTTGGACGAGCGAGTACGTGCCGCAGGTGGGACCTTCGGGGTGTCCAGCCCCGCCACCGGACCCACAATCGTCACGGCGGTGCTGCCATGCGCATCGTGA
- a CDS encoding response regulator transcription factor, whose amino-acid sequence MRIVIAEDSALLRAGIERILADAGHEVVAGVPDATNLLRLVNEHHPDLAILDVRMPPTFTDEGIRAAALLRSQNPESPVLVLSHYVEERYAADLIASDTRGFGYLLKDRVADVPAFLDAVAVVGGGGTVLDPEVVSQILVRSARHSALDQLTPRERDVLQLMAEGKTNSAIAAALHISVGSAEKHIASIFTKFDLAPDESENRRVLAVLRYLET is encoded by the coding sequence ATGCGCATCGTGATCGCCGAGGACTCGGCATTGCTGCGCGCGGGAATCGAACGGATCCTCGCCGACGCGGGGCACGAGGTCGTCGCCGGCGTCCCCGACGCCACCAACCTGCTACGCCTGGTGAACGAACACCATCCCGACCTGGCCATCCTCGACGTCCGGATGCCGCCGACGTTCACCGACGAGGGCATCCGGGCGGCGGCGCTGCTGCGCAGCCAGAATCCCGAGTCCCCCGTCCTTGTGCTGTCCCACTACGTCGAAGAACGGTACGCAGCCGATCTGATCGCCTCGGACACAAGAGGATTCGGCTATCTGCTGAAGGATCGGGTGGCCGATGTACCGGCCTTCCTCGATGCCGTGGCCGTAGTCGGCGGTGGAGGCACGGTGCTCGACCCCGAGGTGGTGTCACAGATCTTGGTACGTTCGGCCCGCCACAGCGCCCTCGACCAGCTGACCCCGCGCGAGCGCGATGTCCTGCAGCTGATGGCCGAGGGGAAGACCAACTCGGCGATCGCTGCCGCACTGCATATCTCGGTCGGCTCGGCCGAGAAACACATCGCGTCGATCTTCACGAAATTCGACCTCGCTCCCGACGAGAGCGAGAACCGCCGTGTCCTGGCGGTGCTGCGTTACCTCGAGACCTAA
- a CDS encoding maleylpyruvate isomerase family mycothiol-dependent enzyme has product MSARKLLRANDARFISVAETLRAQDWAAPSLCSEWTNHEVLAHLVVGYSCGTGSLVAHMYRCRGFDAANTALARARAAASPPDRLLGQLRELMDRPTGIGRYFPARLLIGDHVTHELDILYALGAEPTIPADALVAVLKAQVSIPNPFVPAYRNSRGLRLVATDADWAHGDGDRLVEGRAAELISVLGNRAAMLPRIRGAGAGILAGRVLSRRMGG; this is encoded by the coding sequence ATGTCCGCGCGTAAGCTGCTGCGGGCCAACGATGCTCGATTCATCTCGGTCGCCGAGACGTTGAGAGCGCAGGACTGGGCGGCGCCGAGTCTGTGCTCCGAGTGGACCAACCACGAGGTGCTCGCCCACCTGGTGGTCGGCTACAGCTGTGGCACCGGCTCCCTCGTCGCGCACATGTACCGCTGCCGCGGATTCGACGCGGCCAATACCGCCCTCGCTCGCGCACGCGCTGCCGCGAGCCCTCCCGACCGGCTGCTGGGGCAACTCCGCGAGCTCATGGACCGTCCTACCGGTATCGGCCGGTACTTTCCGGCCCGGCTCCTGATCGGTGACCATGTCACCCATGAGCTCGACATCCTCTATGCGCTGGGTGCCGAACCAACAATCCCGGCCGATGCCCTCGTCGCGGTGCTGAAGGCACAGGTCAGCATTCCCAATCCGTTCGTGCCTGCCTACCGGAACAGCCGCGGATTGCGGTTGGTGGCGACCGACGCGGATTGGGCCCACGGGGACGGCGATCGGCTCGTGGAGGGCCGGGCCGCCGAGTTGATCTCGGTACTGGGCAACCGGGCGGCCATGTTGCCCCGGATACGGGGCGCCGGGGCCGGGATACTCGCGGGCCGGGTACTCAGCCGCCGTATGGGCGGGTGA
- a CDS encoding VOC family protein, protein MAITFNHTIVAAKDRQASAEFFTELFGLPAPKEFGPFLAVTLNHGVSLDYAQVGADEEVRPQHYAFLVSEDEFDSIYGKIRDRGMPHWADPHGRHPGEINHNDGGRGVYFFDPSGHGLEIITRPYGG, encoded by the coding sequence ATGGCAATCACCTTCAATCACACCATCGTGGCCGCCAAGGATCGGCAGGCCTCAGCTGAGTTCTTCACCGAGTTGTTCGGCCTGCCCGCCCCGAAGGAATTCGGGCCTTTTCTGGCCGTGACGCTGAATCACGGCGTGAGTCTCGATTACGCCCAGGTCGGTGCCGATGAGGAGGTCCGGCCGCAGCACTACGCGTTCCTGGTCTCCGAGGACGAGTTCGACTCGATCTACGGCAAGATCCGCGACCGCGGCATGCCGCACTGGGCGGATCCGCATGGTCGGCATCCGGGCGAGATCAACCACAACGACGGTGGCCGCGGGGTGTACTTCTTCGATCCGTCCGGGCACGGACTGGAGATCATCACCCGCCCATACGGCGGCTGA